In a single window of the Nicotiana tomentosiformis chromosome 10, ASM39032v3, whole genome shotgun sequence genome:
- the LOC138899841 gene encoding uncharacterized protein, translated as MEDEDPEIKKEDEALEIENQVVDEEELKKEASKPSVELEEQKLVEMLRKYKKVIGWTIADIQGINPAIYMHKILLEENIKPLVQPQRKLNKNLEEIVHKEIIKFVSCESDFPYL; from the exons ATGGAGGATGAAGATCCTGAAATAAAGAAAGAGGATGAAGCTCTTGAGATTGAGAATCAAGTAGTTGATGAGGAGGAACTCAAAAAGGAGGCGTCTAAGCCTAGTGTGGAACTGGAA GAACAAAAGCTGGTGGAGATGCTGAGGAAGTACAAGAAAGTCATTGGCTGGACCATAGCTGATATTCAAGGAATCAATCCAGCCATTTACATGCACAAAATTTTGTTGGAAGAAAATATCAAGCCATTGGTGCAACCCCAACGCAAGCTGAACAAAAATCTAGAGGAGATAGTGCACAAAGAGATTATCAAGTTTGTTAGTTGTGAGAGTGATTTTCCCTATCTCTAA